A region of Chitinophaga horti DNA encodes the following proteins:
- a CDS encoding FecR family protein — translation MNLYKRKRHSWQPFTAGIILVMLLASGFVYYDRDRVQRPSNAVSAEELRANYKAHHCQPGSRKQLTLEDGTRVTLNSQTTLYVPKDYNNGKRSLVLNGEAFFEIPASRNLFTVKSDKLITTGFSGALRIRSADAQAGATIHVLDGQFTVTKAYHSPTDNQPEMLQRGNEILFNRDIDLMEKETYDVASLEEWKSGKLVFDNVPVQAAINKLQDWYGVEIAWRGDAQRVQGVSGTFDNMPLQEVLATLKDRTGLKYNIR, via the coding sequence ATGAATTTGTACAAACGTAAAAGACACTCCTGGCAACCGTTTACCGCCGGTATCATCCTGGTAATGCTGCTGGCATCGGGGTTCGTGTATTACGACCGTGACCGTGTGCAGCGCCCCAGTAATGCAGTAAGCGCCGAAGAACTGCGCGCTAATTATAAAGCGCACCATTGCCAGCCGGGTAGCCGCAAACAGCTGACGCTGGAAGATGGTACGCGTGTAACCCTCAACTCGCAAACCACACTTTACGTTCCCAAGGATTATAACAACGGTAAGCGCTCGCTCGTGCTGAACGGCGAAGCCTTCTTCGAGATACCCGCCAGCCGTAACCTGTTTACCGTAAAGTCGGATAAGCTGATCACCACGGGTTTCAGCGGCGCCCTGCGCATCCGCTCGGCCGATGCTCAGGCGGGCGCCACGATACATGTACTGGACGGACAATTCACCGTTACCAAGGCCTATCACTCCCCCACCGACAACCAGCCGGAAATGCTGCAACGCGGTAATGAAATACTTTTCAACCGCGACATCGACCTGATGGAGAAAGAAACGTACGACGTTGCATCGCTCGAAGAGTGGAAGTCGGGTAAACTGGTGTTCGACAACGTGCCGGTACAGGCGGCGATCAATAAACTGCAGGATTGGTATGGTGTAGAAATCGCCTGGCGGGGCGATGCACAGCGCGTGCAGGGTGTTTCCGGCACTTTTGATAACATGCCATTGCAGGAGGTGCTGGCTACGCTGAAAGACCGTACGGGTTTGAAGTATAATATCCGTTAG
- a CDS encoding proline dehydrogenase family protein — translation METQPLISFENTAIAFEHRSNQSLKKANFLFSNIGKPWLVKFGAFATPLAFKLGLPVKGIIKSTIFSQFCGGENLQEAAATAQSLSKFGVGAVLDYGVEAMEGEINYDHAVPEFIRAIEFAAGKKHIPFIAMKVTGFARFALLEKLHRGETLTADEQHEYERVRARINTIAESAALHKVSVLIDAEESWIQQPVDDLADAMMARYNRSEVIVYNTFQLYRHDRLEFLKVSYQKAEQGGYLLGAKLVRGAYMEKERRRADEQNYESPIQPDKKSSDEDYNEAIHFCLDHIHKLGLFVGTHNEESTLLVTKLMAEKHLPPNHPRISFSQLYGMSDNITFNLAHAGYHVSKYLPYGPVKDVMPYLIRRAQENTSIAGQMGRELGLIRKEMKRRGI, via the coding sequence ATGGAAACGCAGCCATTAATTTCTTTCGAGAATACCGCCATTGCATTTGAGCACCGAAGCAACCAGTCGTTAAAAAAAGCAAACTTCCTTTTTTCCAATATCGGGAAGCCCTGGCTGGTCAAGTTCGGCGCTTTCGCTACGCCACTTGCCTTTAAACTGGGACTTCCAGTGAAGGGGATCATCAAAAGCACCATTTTTTCCCAGTTCTGCGGAGGCGAAAATCTGCAGGAAGCCGCGGCTACTGCCCAAAGCCTCAGCAAATTCGGCGTAGGCGCCGTGCTGGACTATGGAGTGGAAGCGATGGAGGGCGAAATCAATTATGATCATGCGGTACCTGAGTTTATCAGGGCGATCGAATTTGCTGCCGGTAAAAAACACATTCCTTTCATCGCCATGAAGGTGACCGGGTTTGCGCGCTTTGCCCTGCTCGAAAAACTGCACCGTGGTGAAACACTTACTGCGGATGAGCAGCACGAGTACGAGCGTGTTCGTGCCCGTATTAATACCATCGCGGAATCGGCGGCCCTTCACAAAGTAAGCGTGTTGATCGATGCCGAGGAAAGCTGGATACAGCAGCCGGTAGACGACCTGGCCGACGCCATGATGGCGCGTTACAACCGTTCGGAAGTGATCGTATACAACACTTTCCAGCTGTACCGCCACGACCGCCTCGAGTTCCTGAAAGTATCCTACCAAAAGGCAGAACAAGGCGGTTACCTGCTGGGCGCCAAACTGGTACGGGGTGCTTACATGGAAAAAGAACGCCGCCGCGCCGATGAGCAAAACTACGAGTCGCCTATTCAGCCGGATAAAAAGTCGTCCGACGAAGATTATAACGAAGCCATTCACTTCTGCCTCGATCATATTCACAAGCTGGGCCTGTTCGTAGGTACCCATAACGAGGAGAGTACGCTGCTGGTTACCAAACTGATGGCCGAAAAGCACCTGCCTCCCAATCACCCGCGCATCAGCTTTTCGCAGCTGTACGGTATGAGCGACAATATTACGTTTAACCTGGCGCATGCCGGCTACCATGTATCCAAGTACCTGCCTTATGGTCCGGTAAAAGACGTAATGCCTTACCTGATCCGCCGTGCGCAGGAGAATACGTCCATCGCCGGACAAATGGGCCGCGAGCTGGGGCTCATCCGTAAGGAAATGAAGCGCAGGGGTATTTAA
- a CDS encoding thymidylate synthase, whose protein sequence is MQQYLDLLQHIIDKGAVKTDRTGTGTISCFGYQMRFNLQKGFPLVTTKKLHLKSIIYELLWFLKGDTNIKYLTDNGVRIWNEWADANGDLGPVYGHQWRSWQGADGKVVDQVTDLIDQIKKNPDSRRLIISAWNVADLPQMALSPCHCLFQFYVADGKLSCQLYQRSADVFLGVPFNIASYALLTLMVAQVCGLQPGDFVHSFGDVHLYNNHIEQAKLQLTRTPFPLPVMKLNPDVKDIFSFGYEDFTLENYESHPHIKAQVAV, encoded by the coding sequence ATGCAACAGTATCTCGATCTACTTCAACATATTATAGATAAGGGCGCGGTGAAAACAGACCGCACCGGCACCGGCACTATCAGCTGCTTTGGTTACCAGATGCGCTTCAATTTGCAGAAGGGCTTTCCGCTGGTGACCACCAAAAAGCTGCACCTCAAATCGATCATCTACGAACTGCTCTGGTTCCTGAAAGGCGATACCAACATCAAATACCTCACCGACAACGGCGTACGCATCTGGAACGAGTGGGCCGATGCTAACGGCGACCTGGGGCCTGTATACGGCCACCAGTGGAGAAGCTGGCAGGGTGCGGACGGTAAGGTGGTAGACCAGGTGACTGATCTTATCGACCAGATCAAAAAGAACCCGGACAGCCGCCGCCTGATCATCAGTGCCTGGAACGTAGCCGATCTGCCGCAGATGGCCCTGAGCCCCTGCCATTGCCTGTTCCAGTTTTATGTAGCCGATGGGAAACTCAGTTGCCAGCTTTACCAGCGTAGTGCAGATGTGTTCCTGGGCGTACCATTCAATATCGCATCGTATGCATTGCTGACCCTCATGGTCGCGCAGGTTTGCGGTTTGCAGCCCGGCGACTTCGTTCACAGCTTTGGCGATGTGCACCTGTACAACAATCACATCGAGCAGGCTAAACTGCAACTCACCCGTACACCTTTCCCGCTGCCGGTGATGAAGCTGAACCCCGACGTGAAAGACATCTTTTCTTTCGGGTACGAAGACTTTACGCTCGAGAACTACGAATCGCATCCTCACATCAAAGCCCAGGTAGCCGTATAG